The Papio anubis isolate 15944 chromosome 10, Panubis1.0, whole genome shotgun sequence genome includes the window catctctattaaaaatacaaaaattagccaggcgtggtggtgcacacctgtaatcctagctactcaggaggctgaggcaggagaattgcttgaacccaggaggcggaggttgcagtgagctgagttcacgccactgctctccagcctgggtgacagtgagactccgtctcaaaaaaaaaaaaagactaacttattcagcaaacatttaaataagtctttagagatacaaaaattaaaacataaagagaTAAACTGCtaattataaaacaatgacaACCACATGATAAAAGAATGCAGCATGGGAGTTGTGTAGATTCCTGGAGGGACAGTTTTGCTGTAGGagagcaggaaggagggaggggtaTTAAAATACTagagagggctgggcatggtagctcacacctgtaatcccagcattttggaaggccaagacaggtggatcacctgaggtcaggagttcaagtccagcccagccaacatggtgaaaccccacctctactaaaaatacaaaaattagctgggtgtagtggtgcatgcctgtagtcccatcgattcgggaggctgaggcaggagaattgcttgaacctgggaggtgcaggttgcagtgagccaagattgtgccactgcactccagcctggatgacacagagatactccatctcaaaaaaataaaagtaggccCTGAGTGCCATGGCTCActcatgctttgggaggctaagacaggaggatcacttgaggccagaagtttgagacaagatgggtaacatagcaagatccccatctcaatcagtcaatcagatgagcatggtggcacacacctatagtcctagctgagggaggctgaggcaggaggatcacttaagaccaggagttcgaggctgcagtgaactatgatcatgccactgcactccagcctgggtaacagaatgaggccctgtctctgtaaaaaaaacaaaatggctgggcatggtggctcatgcctgtaatcccagcacttttggaggctggtGCAGAAGGATTgtatgaggccaggagttcaagaccagcctgggcaacatagtgagaccctatcactattaaaataaaaacaaattagccagatatggcgGCATGTGTAGTCCTCAAATttcttgggaagctaaggtgggaggagctatgatcacgccagtctcttaaaaacaaaagagtacTTGGTccaggtgaaaagaaaatatagtagaaTAGCTTAAGCCAAAGCAATAAAATGAGAGCAGATGATTTTATTGCTAGTGTACAGCCTGTATTTAGAGATGGTTGAGATAAGGTGAAGTCTCCTTGTTTCTGCACTGTTATCAACTGGTCTTATATGTCACACAAGAAACTTGGATTTTACCATGACTGCAATGGATAATCACTGAATGACTTAAGAGTATGACTTGAGCAAGCAcgcatttttaaaacatcactctGCCAAGTTGGAATGCAGAAGGTAGAGAAGCATCAAGAAGACCATTTGATTTATCCGAGTAATTTACTTGTGGAAAAAATGAGGGTATGGGGATCAAGTTGAGAGTAAAGCAGTAGAAGGCAGTGCTCTGAGCAAACTGGATATggaatataaaggaaaagaagttatccTAAGACTTAGGTGACTTTGTATTGTTGTTTGCATTGGATGGTTCTGATTATACCTATTCTCTTGTAGTAGTTATTACCAGAGCTCCATTTCACTCTCTAAACAGTCTGTTTGGACTATACgttacaggttgagtattccttatccaaaatgctcgggagcagaagtgtttcagatttcggattgttttggattttggagtatCGGCATATACATAATAAGATATCTTGGGGACAGggcccaagtctaaacatgaaattcatttatgtttcatatacatcatacacacacagcctaaagataattttgtatggtatctttaataattttgtgcatgaaataaaGTTTTGGCTGCATTTTAATTGCAACCTGTCAGGTCAGGTATGGAATTTTCTGCTTGTGGCACCATGTTGGTGCTAAAAAATTTTcgaattttagaacattttctattttggGTTTCctattagggatgctcaacctgtgtATTAATTGCTTTACCATTAACATTTAGCTGTCCGGCTTGGCCTTTAGAAAAGATTAGTGGTGAAGTCAAAGGAGCAGATTGTGGGTGGTAAGGGACTAATCAGGAATAAGATAAGTTCCATTTATACTTGTTTGGTTTAAGGTGCAAGGTAATCTGgtgatataaataaataggagCATCCTTATTCTACAGGTAGAAACTGAAAATATGGGTAGATGAAGTAACCTAGGTAGAATACATAGCAtaagaagagatgaagaaaagaacCTTGGGAATAGAAATAtttaagagaggaaaagagaaagaagactccataagaagaaagagaaggtcaGAAATACATGCCGGTGAAAGTGATCCTATGGAAGCCAAAGGAAGTTTCAACAAAAGGGAGATGATTAGTGCAAAATATTTCAGAGAAGtcactatttaaaagaaaacatcttttgCCCTTACAAAGTCTATCacataaaatggactaaatggacACGTATTTATCATGTCTACCAGCACATCATTCTTGTCCTCCTCCAGTCAACTTCAAATATACTccagaagatagaaaataaatattattattattgttattatttgagacagggtctcactgtcacccaggctggagtgcagtggcacaatcatggctcactgtgacctccgcctcccaggctcaagtgattctcccacctcagcctcccgattctcccatctcagcctcccgagtagatgggactacagatgtgctgccaccatgcccagctaaggttttgtattttttgtagagacagggtttcaggtttcaccatgttgcccaggctggtctagaaatcctgacctcaagtgatctgcctgcctcagcctcccaaagcactgggattacaggcgtgagccaccgctcctggacaaaataaatgttaattttaaaaaatcaatttctccTGTTTTCCTGTCTTAATGctttaagttaattttaaaaaatatctttcaacaAATGTACTGCTAAACTGGattcaattaaaattttcaagtaaCTATTTCCTCCTTTTCACGTTACTTTAATAGGCTATTAAAACTAGAAAAGTCGCTgtcaggattttttgtttttgtaaaaggCAATTTCCAGGGCTGCATTATATGGTCAGTAGAGTCAGTCAAAACTTTGCTACTCTGTTAGCACTAATACAAGAGAGTGATACTCAACAAGCAGCAGCTAAGGCACCATAAGATCCTGAATCACATAAGATATGATTAAGTTCAACACTTAAATACTGAAACAGTAAAGAATACTTATACAATTTAGATAGATAAGTTAACAAGGATTGAAACTAAAATGatctattttctagattttatacaatgagaaaaaaaaagtcttacttaGAAAAAGGCCCAGttttgaaataaagtgtgaaagtaaaaagaaaattctatccCAGATTAGAATTCTTCAAAATTAAGTCttatatactaaaaaccactaaactatacactttaaatgggtggatTTTAttgcatgtgaattatatctcaaaaaaagctgttaaaaaaactAAGTTGTACATATCACAAAACcttaagcttttttaaaaactgtgtttcaACACACGTCATGAAGTTTACCATCTTAGAcgcttttttcctttgagacaaagtctcactttgtcacccaggctggagtgcagtgacataatcttggctcactgcaacctctgcctcccaggttcaagggattctcctgcctcagcctccagagtagccgggactacaggcatgtgctgccccgcccagctaatttttgtgtttttagtagagataaggtttcaccatgttggcaaggctggtcttgaactcctgaccttgtgatccacccgccttggcctcccaaagtgctgcgattttaaatgtataattgagTGGTATTAAaaacattcatattgttgtgcaatcatcaccattaCCATCGACATCCACAActctcttcatcttgcaaaactaaaaactctgtacccattaagcaataactctcCATTCCTTCCGCCCCTTAATTTCTGGCAACCACTAAACCTAAAACTTTTAAGTGTTTAGTATAATGTGAAATTCTTACCAGATTATGTATAATATTTGTTAAAGTCCAAGCAACAGGAACACTGAAGAAGGGAATGCTGAGTAAGACAATATGAAGCAAGCCAACTCCCAATGCATATGTTAGCCACATACCCCGGCTGTTCATGACACGGGTATTTGGATTCACTTCACTGTGGGCAACTCCAACATTCATGTTTGCTCTATAGGAAAGTAATAAAATGAATCAACACTGATATAACTGGCAACCTAAACACCCCCAATTCTGACATGACAAGGTACATGTGTTACGATGATTATTTTTTCCTAGTTATCTTGAGGTAGCACACAAACACCATCCAAAATATGCTACTTGTAGAGATGCTGCTGACAGCAGTGAAGAATCGTCAACATCTGACTTTATGGTAAGACAAGACTTATTATCATGGttctaatttaaaaagtagttaaaaTGCCTTTCCTAAAGTTTGTTTTCTAGCATGCTGTTTTACTAAATAGGAAAATTCAAACTGAAAGAGATAACCTACATTTTCTTATATCATGAGAGCAACGTGAAAAGCCAAAAGCTAAATTTACCaacataataaatttatattaaaaagaaaaagcagaactcACCCAGCCAGTCTGTCAAGTAGCCAGACTCTTATATCTGACTTACTGTATCCATAAAGACTAGTCAGAGTTCAGATCACTTCTTTCTGAATACTGAATGTGGAAGGTACATGCCGTTGACATAATGTGGTGTAAAATCTACATGGTCAAGGGATAATGTTTGTTTCTCAATTTTGTGATACATCTAGGTGAAAATAAGGAGTCTTCTGAATATTTCTCTAGTCAATTaaaaaacttcagttttctttcttctctttaaaaaagtttttcccATCTCCTTTCCATTTAAGATGGACTCCAAAGGAAGAACTGATAATAGTTATCAGTTCTTTTAATGATGGTGTTTACGTGGGTCTaagaattccttaaaataaaactgTCCTGAAGAACACCTATCATCCGAGGGAGGTGGAAAACGAGGCTAGATTACATTTGGAACagctgtgattttaaaatacacaaacgCTTGTATTACGGAGTTAGCATACGGAGAGGAACTTCTCTTTTCCCCATCCAGCAAGTGCTTCCAGAGTATAATGCTCCTTCCCCTCTAGAGACGCACAGAACAGGCATCAAGGGTTAAGGGGACGAAAAGTTAGTTACACTAAGACCGCGAGAGTCTCCAATTTGTATGTGTAAATCCTTCGTCTAAACACACATCATTtatcatacattattttaaactacTTAGAACATGCCAACACTCAAGATAGTTTTCCCACGTTCCACAGGATGGAGGCCTGAAATTTACATCTCAGCTGGAAGGCAAAGCTGGTGCGGTACTCATCCTATTCCAACCAGAAAACCTTTCCCCAGCAGGTTTGCCGCGCTGCCCCGCGACTGGCAAACAATGACTTTACAAACCGTGAAGAGGCCGTCGGCTCTGCCCTCGCCGGTGCCTCCGGAGACCGCGACCCGCAGCGGCCCCTCAAGGGAGTTCCCCCTGCCTGAGCCCTCTGGGACAGAGAAAACGCAGCAAAGGCCGCCGCTGCTACCACCTCAGCACCTCCCCCAACCCGCCCCTTCCTTCTCGCAGCCGCACGTCACGTCAGGACCCTGGCAAGACAGCGAAGATTTGCGTAGGGGACGAGCCTCTGAGGCCACGGCTCGCACGGCCACGCAGGGCGCCGCAGATGCAGCCGGACCTCACTTTTCCCTCTCAGGACGACCCTAGGCCGCCAGCAGTTCCCTACGGACGAAGGAGACTGTACAGCCTCCGTCGTGTTCTTGCCCACTTACCCGCCGCCCCACTCCCGGCCGCCGGCTCGCAGCAGGACCAGCCGGGCTGCTACGGCCGCGGATACACGCCCTCAGGCCGGGCGCTGCGTAGCTTGCGGAAGCGTTCACAGACAGACTCGCTGCCAGCGGATTGGCTGCAAGCAGCGCCAATCTTACGTTCCCCCCGGGCGAGGCGGGACTAAGTGCCGCGCTCCTTGTACCCGCTCTGCCGCGCGCATGCTGGGTGCGAGTGCGGGGTCGGGCCTGCGCTCCGGGTGAGACGCTGGCTGCTTGCCGCTGGTGGATGGTAATTGCCTGTCTTGCGCTAGCAGGAAGGTAGTGTGGTATGACTAACGGGTATTTATTATATTCTCGAGGGCTTGAGGGCCCCCATCCCCTTTACTCGTCCTGGTCCGGGCGCGAACGCTGTAGTGCAGCTAAGGGCGCTCCCCGCGGGCGGGAAGCGAAGCCGGGCTTGCAGGCGCGCACACGTGGAGCGCGTTCTCTGAGCTGATCTGGGCTCGGGGTGTTCTGGCTTGGTCTTTGTTGCGGCCCATTCCCAGACCCTTCTGGGTGCAGgacttaaaatttgttttccagGCAGCAAATTTAACCCATGGCAACTGTAACTCATCTTGTGAGGTTGGCGGTTTATAGTATTTATCCTGTGGCATCATACAAGGGGTGCAAGTTAAACTCTTTAAAGTTAATCACGATGTTTGCTCGTGGCCTTCTGGGTTTATCCGTACGCCCAAGACAGGCACCTGTATTACACATACTGAGGAAATGTGGATACCAAAAACTGATCCTGAGGAAAGTCGTGATTAGATTTTTTGGAATCgcctttgaaatgtaatttccCTCACCTTGGCAGTGCGGAAAGTTTGTGATCTTTATTGCCTAAATAGCTTTCAACATTTTGAAATTGACTTAAGAGAATGTTCGCTATGTATGTCTATGTATCTTGAATTTCTGTTGGCTTTGTGAACTTGTTTTGGATTTAGTCTGatctttaaataaatgatttctttgtgttctctctAATGAAAGTCTGTGAGTTCTCTgatctttacttcttttttcaggCAGACCTGTTGTCCTTAACTGACTTTCCGGGTCATCAACATTCCTTCAGAAGTGTTCCTTTTCCCTCTCAGTAAATATGGAAGACTGACTATCCTGATATTCCCAGACATTCTTTGCTGTGATTTGTAAGCCCGATATAAACCATTCCACTTTTTCAAAAGCATTCATTTGGTACACATATGGTATAGAGTGCTATATTCCAGGGGCTATGCTAGGAATGTGTGattgatataaaataaaacccCTGTCCTCAAAGAACTCTGAGTCAGGAGGAACAGACAGAAACACATATTAATAGAATAACTTGTGATGAGGTTAATTAGAAATGAGGTAAAGGGGGACTGCAGAGGAAGGAATACCTACTCTGTTGACAGGTGAAGGAAAGGAGGCTGCAGCAGTGAAGAAAGGCTTTCTTGAAGAGCTGATACTGAACTAAATCTGGAGGGATGATTAGAAGtcagctgagagagagagagaagcatgtAAACTGAGGAAGGAGTGAGTGTCACCATGTTAAGAGAGATGAgttggttgggcacggtggctcacacttgtattcccag containing:
- the LOC101001808 gene encoding uncharacterized protein LOC101001808; translated protein: MPTLKIVFPRSTGWRPEIYISAGRQSWCGTHPIPTRKPFPSRFAALPRDWQTMTLQTVKRPSALPSPVPPETATRSGPSREFPLPEPSGTEKTQQRPPLLPPQHLPQPAPSFSQPHVTSGPWQDSEDLRRGRASEATARTATQGAADAAGPHFSLSGRP